In Vicia villosa cultivar HV-30 ecotype Madison, WI linkage group LG7, Vvil1.0, whole genome shotgun sequence, the DNA window CCATCTTGTATAATTTATTGGTTATTCAGAaattttatactttgttattaAGGATTTCTTAATTGCTAAGTTAATGTCGAACATTTACTATGCACATAGTGAGTTGTGTTTAGATACACACAATTACTcccttttttgtttttatatcaTAATAGAAAGGGACCTGCATACCAGCTGTTAGTTTTTACCCtaaaattcatcataatatagTGAATTAGAAATTCCTTAGCAATACATGAAAATTATTATACTAATTTAAAATATCatactttattttatttgattaccTGTAAATGTAGGGAGTCACTGTGCAGTGTGATTGCAACTTTTCAGCATAAATATTAACTTTTGTTATATATATGTGGCAGCCTTTATGTCAATTCTTCATATGTATGAGAGTTTTGGCTGGTGGAGACGGGCGGATTATCTGAAAGTGCATTTTGCCGAGAGCTGGAATGAAATGCATCATTTGCTCATCATGGAAGTAAGATTTTTGATAACTTTTTTCCCTTTAATGCAACTGATATCTTGTTGGTTAGTCCGGAAAACATGTCATTCCATAAAATCTTAGTAGTTCTTTATCCATGCGATTTTTTGAAGGGCCTGTAGTTGAAAATGCTGTGAATTTGAATTATAAGACTTCACTGATAGCAGACAGAAAATTAGGATATCTCTTTCACTAACTACATTCAGATTTGTAGTATAGGGAAATAATTATACAATCGTATTTCTCAGGTTCTGCAGTATGAAATATCATGCATGTGAACTCTAATATTCACATACTCTATTGCGTGCAATAAGCTTGGGTCTATGTTGCAGGAACTTGGAGGGAATGCTTGGTGGTTTGACCGGTTTCTTGCTCAACATATtgcaatattttattatttcatgacAGCTTTAATGTATGCAATAAGCCCAAGAATGGCATGTAAGTATTATGTACTTAATTTTTGTTTCATTACAATCCCTGCTACATCTTTCAATTTGTTGGTTGGATTATCATGAAAATTTAATGTCGCGAAGTCTCGTGCATATGGCAAGTTTTGAAAAGACCAGATGGTATTTGCTTTAGCATGTACATAActgataaaaaataaagaaaacaattgAGTTCAAGCAATATGTACTTAAAGCGACTAAATTAAAGCTTATTTATCAGCCCAATCAAGCTAGAAGGAACAAACTGACCTAGTTTGCTTTTGCTAAATCATCAAAAGTACCATGTTTGACTTGTATTACACATTCTAGCATTCCATACCTGTCTGCTTGCTTCTTCAATTTCTGATATGTGTTTATGATTTATTGCTAGTGCAGATCACTTTTCTGAATGTGTAGAGAATCATGCATTTGAAACTTATGACAAATTTATTAAGGAACAAGGAGGTAATTTCAatgttctttcttttcttctctgaATTTTTAAGATTTTAATTGTACATTTTAACAGTTCATAGCTTTGGTTTATGTTTTCAAAATTAAGTGTGTTCCAGAAAATCATAAGATTATACTTAATAATGCTCATGAATCATGATTTATTTGGTATGAAGTCAGCTGTGGGTGAGCTGTTAGCTGAGTATATCTTGAAAATTGACAAGCCAAGATTATTCAAGCTGTGTAGAGAATTGgtttttttattgtgttttgtTTTAAACTATCTTGTTCTGTTTTGGCATTCTTTTGtcaataacagaaaataaaagaaaGCAGATTAATGGTCCtcatatattaataaatttaatcaaTGAAGGTTCCAAAAGTGGTTACACTCATGGTTCATTATGCTGTGTTCTTGTCCTACATGATTCAATAACTAACATGATTTGGTAAATTTTTTATAGAGGAATTGAAAAAAATGCCGGCTCCTGAGGTAGCTGTGAATTATTATACAGGAGATGACTTGTATTTATTTGGTAAGCTCTTCACTGTTTTTGACCTAAATTTGTTTACTAGAAGGCAAAAAAACTGAAATTTCACACttccaatataatttttttcagaTGAATTTCAAACTTCCAGACTTCCTAATACTAGAAGGCCTACGATAGGTATGTCTTGAAACCTAGTCTGACATTCATTACATTCATTCGAGTGATTAGGTATGTCTTGAAACCTAATCACTCAAATGTTCAACTAAGTAAAATTTCTCACGTTGGTTATTTCTATTTCCCCTCTAGAAAATCTGTACGACGTATTTTTAAATATCCGAGATGATGAAGCTGAACATTGTAAGACAATGAGGGCTTGTCAAACTGATGGAAACCTCAGGTCGCCTCATTCATATGCGGAGGATGATGAATCAGTCTGTACACTTGATGCAGGCTGTGAAGGAATTGTTGACTGTATAAAGAAATCTGTTACTTCTAATCCGGCGGCTAAGGTGAAGTAAGATACGCAGTACAATACgtaatacattcattcataaaaCGATGAAAACAAAAAGGATACGAGGCAGATTCCTCTATACTTTTAAAGATATAGAAATAATTATGGTTAGAATTTTAGAGATTAGTAAATAGTTGAAATTTGGATGAAATTCCTCCAAAGTGagggtgtaaaagcaattttttCAACTTTTATTGGATTATGTATATGCTTTAAATTAAAGCAACAGTGACTATATTTGTATTTgttacttcaaagataaatatatttttcaagAACATTTTTTCTTGAAACTTCTAGCATAAATATACAAGAAATCAGTTACATCTTTATTTTCCTGAAAGCATCGACAagaagttttttttgttgttgaaaatATTTATAACAAAAGGATGGTTTGAAAGGAAGGAATCATATGTATGATCAGACTATTATTTGATCTTGAATTTGAAATCCTTCTATGTCAAAAAGCATGATTGAGTTcaaaaagagagaaataaattaATATGATTAGATGGTTTAGTATTAATTCAATCATAAGATATTTGATTGCAGTAAATTTATAATACATTTTATCTAATGATCATGACCAATTAGCAGATCTTAAGTAGTTTATAACAAAACTAACTAACAACTACTACTTATAACTAAATATAACAACCAACACTATTAactctaatatattttaaaacatacaTAGGTTTTTTTATCCTAAGTTTCATCATATACTttatattttccataattttttcaataaaaaaaacacgaataagttaaaaaataaaagtctttaaatattaaataaaatatgaaattaacaaaataagTATTACTATTTCATTGTGCAAACTTGCCTAAAAAAAGTTAAGAGAGATTATTAGTAGTAGTAATCAATAGAGATGATCCTATCAATTGCAAATTTCTGCATACGACCACCAGAAATAGCATGTGAAAAAACGAGGATCTCTGCATCCAAAGGTAAGTTTCCCTCTCGAATGCATTCTTCTCCTTCATTGGAATCACCTTCATTTCCAGCATTGATTTCGATATCGATATTCATTTCTGcgctttttgttatttttaaatcGAATACATCCCCAATTTTACGTGCATGCGATAACAGAAAACTTGAACAATGAGGAAATCCGGTGGCAGAAGAAAAAAAGATAAAGTTGGATCCCCGAATTCCGGTTCACAACCGAATTCTCCATCGTCACCGAGATCCACGGCGTTTGATCCTCGCCCAAGCCCAAAGAAGCCCGACCAGAATTCGCCTCTCAAGCCTGAGTCCAAGCCCGAGCCTGATTCCTTAAATGAACATGTCACGGCTGCGTCCAGACAGTTGAAGCTTGCTTATGATCATGACATAAGGCTAGCACAAATGCCAATAAATTGCAGCTTCAGAGAATTAAGAGATTTAGTGAAGAAGAAATTTCCAATGTCGAATTCAGTTTTGATAAAGTACAAAGATAACGACGGTGATTTGGTTACTATAACCTCCACAGAAGAACTCAGATTAGCCGAATCTACCGTTGATAAAACCTTTTCAATTGGAATTCTGAAactaaatatcatcgaagttagtCCCGAACAGGAACCATGGGTgttagaagaaggagaagaacaaGAAAACATATAGATTGTGTTTTGGATGAGAAAAAGGCCACTACTGAATGCAAGAAAGTAGCAGAGAATGTAGAAGTTGATGATTGGTTATACGAATTCGCTCAGTTATTTAGCTCGCATGTTGGCGCCAGTCAATCTATTGATTTCCGCGAGTTAGGAACGGAGTTTTGCTCAGAGGCACTTGAAGATATAGTGACCTTTGATGAAGCTCAAGATTTGTTTTACAAAGCTGAGTTTAAGTTTCAAGAGGTTGCTGCTTTGGCGTTTTTCAATTGGGGAAACGTCGACATGTGCGCTGCTAGGAAGTTTGTTAAATTAGATGAGAATGAGAATGAGGTTGTGGTAATGAAAGAATCAGAGTTTGATTTTGTCAAGGAAAAGTACTATTTAGCGCGAGAAAAGTACGAACGTGCGGTGGTGATTAAACCTGATTTTTACGAAGGGTTATTGGCTATTGGACAGCAACAATTTGAATTGGCTAAGCTTCATTGGTCATTTGGTATGGTGAATAAGATGGATTTAGGTAAAGAGACGCTGCGCCTTTTTGATGTTGCGGAGGAGAAGATGATGGCTGCGAGTGATATGTGGGAGAGGTTGGAAGAAGGGAAACTTGGCGGGCAAGGAAGCGGTATGAGATCCCAGATTAATCTTTTTTGGGGGAATATGTTATTTGAAAGGTCTCAAGTGGAGTTTAAATTGGGAATGAGAGATTGGAAGAGAAAACTCGATGCTTCTGTTGAAAGGTTTAAGATTGCTGGAGCTTCCCCGGATGATGTTTCGACGGTTTTGAAGAAGCATTGTTCCAATGGGAATGCTAGGGACGGAGACGTGAAGGGATCGCCAAGAACACAGAATGTAGTCAAAATGATGAAATAGAGACGGATGATCGTGGTTGAACTTGAAGCTTTTGGTTAGTTCTGTGGTAATATAAGGAGattatttttgatcattttatTCTGCAGTAGAGTTTGCAATAACCATTTTTACACCATAAATATTAGTCTATTGTTCATGTTGTCTTGCTATCATATGAATGTGTTGTTACAATGTGTTAATTCCATGCTATCTTGAAAATGTTTGTTTGATTGTTTTATTCTTTCAAATGTTGCCTGCGTTGCCTATTTTACAGTGAGGTATTGATGTGCTGCATTGAATTTATTTGTTTAGCAGacattgttgttttattttagaaaattaatTCAAATTTGCAAAATGATGTACCCGAATGGAGATTTTATACGGTTAACGAACCTCGCATCAGACAATATATGATCTGATCATATGTTTATAAGAGAGAGTAATCATCCTTttacaagtcggttttgtaaggttgagttatGTCCAACCACAATTCTTAATATGGTATCAAAGTTTCGTTTAAAGTCGGTTGTGTTACATGCTATCAGGCCACACACTATTTATTTCCATACTTCAGATGTCCAGCTCTGAACGTGAGGGGTGTGTGTTAACAACTCTCACATCGAACAATATCGAACAATACATGACCTAATCATATATTTATAAGTGGAGCAATCCTCTCTTTAGAAATcggttttgtaaggttgagtAAAGTTCAACCAAAATTTGTAATAGATGCTCTCTgagatatggatgaatgtaaatTCCTGTGTTGAATAATTCTCTCATCTCAAAAGTTGGTGTTATCCAAAGTAAAGCAAAAGTAGAAAAGCAAAATTGGATAGGATAACAAAAAATNNNNNNNNNNNNNNNNNNNNNNNNNNNNNNNNNNNNNNNNNNNNNNNNNNNNNNNNNNNNNNNNNNNNNNNNNNNNNNNNNNNNNNNNNNNNNNNNNNNNaatacatgattcgacatactacttgtttgatctctcatatggatccaatcaagtacatctttgagaagcctgctttaaccgggagaattgcccgttggcagatgttgttatcagaatatgacattgagtatcacgcacagaaagccgtgaaaggaagcattctagctgagcacctggctcaccacccactcaatggtcatgaatcaaccagtttcgactttccggacgaggacgtcatgtacctcaagatgaaagattacgacgagccgctaccagacgaaggacctgagataggatcccagtggggcttaatctttgacggagctgtcaatgcttatggacgaggaattggggcaatcattgttacacctcagggtacccatattccatttactgccagattaactttcaaatgcacaaacaatgaggccgaatatgaagcttgcatcatgggtctcgaagaagccatggatctaagaatcaaacacttggatgtatacggagattctgctttggtcatcaatcaaatcaaaggagaatgggaaacacgccaaccagggctaattccttacaaagactacgcgagaagattgttaccattcttcgacagggtagattttcatcacattcctcgtgaagaaaacaacttggctgatgcattagccacactctcttccatgattaggataaatcattggaatgacattcctcggatcgatgttatgcgcctggataggcccgctcatgtgttcacagtagaagcaatcatcgacgacaaaccgtggtatcacgacatcaagaactttcttcaaaagcaagagtaccctcttggggcatcaaagaaagatagaaagactttgagaaagttagcctgcagattcttcctgaatgaagatgttctgtacaagagaaacttcgacatggttttgctcagatgcgttgacagaaaagaagcagaaatactcatgagagaaatacatgaaggttcctttggtactcacaccaatggacataccatgacaaggaaaatactgacagcaggatattattggctgacgatggagtcagattgctaccagtacgcaaagaggtgtcacaaatgtcagatctacgccgatagaattcatgtgccaccatctctgctcaacatactctcttccccttggcctttctccatgtggggaatcgacat includes these proteins:
- the LOC131617080 gene encoding ubiquinol oxidase 4, chloroplastic/chromoplastic-like, giving the protein MAAAMLSSPLFPTTHLNKPLTSQFRPLSFRPSFSRIRASLLQDKEDKVILQDSFPSKTNSPLDSATGSSASNDSVSSPSAWEKGVIKVEQSVNIFLTDSVIKILDVLYRDRNYARFFVLETIARVPYFAFMSILHMYESFGWWRRADYLKVHFAESWNEMHHLLIMEELGGNAWWFDRFLAQHIAIFYYFMTALMYAISPRMAYHFSECVENHAFETYDKFIKEQGEELKKMPAPEVAVNYYTGDDLYLFDEFQTSRLPNTRRPTIENLYDVFLNIRDDEAEHCKTMRACQTDGNLRSPHSYAEDDESVCTLDAGCEGIVDCIKKSVTSNPAAKVK